Genomic segment of Murdochiella vaginalis:
CTTACCTTGCAGGTGGCGGTGAATGATGTGATCGCGTTTCGCGGCATTATTAACGGCAGTTCCAACTATGTACTGACGGCCATGCAGAATGGGAAAACGCGCGAGGAGGCGATTCGAGAAGCGCAGACGCTGGGCGTTCTGGAAGAAGATCCCCGGGATGATTTGGAAGGGATCGACGCACAACGAAAACTCGCCATTGTCGCGAGCATGCTGTTGCATCGAAGCGTGACCACCAAAAATGTGTCTCGCATCGGCATGCTTTCGCTGGATGCGGAGGATTTTGCACTGGCTAAAAAGGCAGGGCGCGTGATCAAGCTGATGGCGGTGTGTGAACGAGGGAAAGCGGAACTGGTCTATGGCTCTACCGACAGCTTCTCGTCACCTGCACCGACGTTGACGGCGCTTCGCGTCATGCCGGAAGCCATTTCGTCCGATGATCCCTTTGCGCAGGTTGACGGCATTTACAATATGGCGCAATGGCAGGGCACTCACAGCGGCACACTGCGTTTTTCGGGATTGGGCGGCGGTCAGGAGGCAACTGCGAACGCGGTATGGACGGATCTCTTACGCATTACGCGTGAGACACCCGCTCTTTCTCTGGCTGGAGAAGGGGTAGCGGAGCGGGAAGAAGCCGCTCGGTATTTGGTGCGTGCAGGATCCGCACCGGATACGGGCCTTTTGCCGGAGGAAAAAGAGAGAAACGTGGATGCGCTTGTTCTTCCTTGCGGCGCGCAATGGGCGCACGTAACGGAAAAACGTGCCGTGGCGCTCGCAGAATCCGGAAGGATGGTATTGCGATGGGCATGAACTATCACTCCACACGAAACGAATCACTTGTCGTGAGCGATGCGCAGGCGATTTTACAGGGTCTTGCACCGGACGGCGGCTTATTTGTACCGGAAACAATCCCGACATGCGATTTTTCATCTTGGCAGGAGCTTTCGTTTGCCGACGTGGCGGAACGCATTTTTGCGCTGTATTTTCCTTCGCTGGGAAAAGAACGGATTGCACAGATTGTAAAAAACGCCTATGGGGATCGATTTCGTGACCCGGATGTTTGCCCTGTTCGGCTCCTGTCGGATCGTCGCGCGCTATTGGAGCTCTGGCACGGACCGACGCTGGCGTTTAAGGATGTGGCGCTTTCTGCCCTTCCGTACCTGATGCGCGCTGCACAGGAAGTGGTCGGAGACCAAGAGCGCGTGCTCATTTTGACGGCTACGTCCGGCGATACCGGCAAGGCCGCTATGGAAGGCTTCAGCGGCGTTCCCGGCTTCGGTGTACTGGTTTTTTATCCGGCGGATGGGGTCAGCGATGCGCAGGAAAGACAGATGTGCACGACGGAAGCGGACAATGTGTTCGCGTATGCCGTGGAAGGCGATTTTGATGATTGCCAGCGTGCTGTGAAGAGCCTTTTTCAGGATGCCGCACTTTCCAAGACGTTGAAAAGCAGCGGAATCCGTCTTTCTTCCGCCAACTCCATCAATATCGGGCGGCTGGTGCCGCAGATGATCTATTACATAACGGCCTATCATGCGCTGGTGAAAAAGGGAGAGATGGCATACGGGGATTTGTTGGATGTTTCCGTGCCGACCGGAAATTTCGGCGATTTGTTGGCGGGATATTACGTAAAACGCATGGGGCTGCCGCTGGGAACCCTCGTTGTCGCGTCCAACAGCAACCATGTGCTAAGCGATTTCGGAAAAACAGGTGTCTATGACAGCAATCGGCCGCTCGTTTTAACCACAAGTCCGTCCATGGATATTCTGGTTTCGAGTAATTTGGAACGCTTTCTCTATCATGAGCTGGGAAGTGCCGAAACCGTAAAAGGCCTGATGGAGGCGTTGCAAAAGGATCGGCGTTTTGTGCTTCCGACAAAAGAGCAATCACGGAAAAAACAAACCGAAGATTCGGTTTCGCAAGAAATGGCA
This window contains:
- the thrC gene encoding threonine synthase, producing the protein MGMNYHSTRNESLVVSDAQAILQGLAPDGGLFVPETIPTCDFSSWQELSFADVAERIFALYFPSLGKERIAQIVKNAYGDRFRDPDVCPVRLLSDRRALLELWHGPTLAFKDVALSALPYLMRAAQEVVGDQERVLILTATSGDTGKAAMEGFSGVPGFGVLVFYPADGVSDAQERQMCTTEADNVFAYAVEGDFDDCQRAVKSLFQDAALSKTLKSSGIRLSSANSINIGRLVPQMIYYITAYHALVKKGEMAYGDLLDVSVPTGNFGDLLAGYYVKRMGLPLGTLVVASNSNHVLSDFGKTGVYDSNRPLVLTTSPSMDILVSSNLERFLYHELGSAETVKGLMEALQKDRRFVLPTKEQSRKKQTEDSVSQEMAGLYWEFANEEEVFRTIAETKKRDHIVIDPHTACGVAVYDTYRRESEGDGSSYGLILSTASPYKFTKTVLSALDREVPKTLEEQWMALSQISGTSIPAPFLHLAECKARQPQRIRLCDAADAVLSFSKGV
- a CDS encoding homoserine dehydrogenase, coding for MRIGMIGYGTVGQGVYGLYTERREALERSAGEGITFGGIAVRSIRPRAIPAPEELYTTDAMRLVTDDSIDTIVEVSSDSKESIQYISTALSAGKRVVTANKAALADSLADLLSKAEKGGGRLRFEAAVAGGIPLLDPLTLQVAVNDVIAFRGIINGSSNYVLTAMQNGKTREEAIREAQTLGVLEEDPRDDLEGIDAQRKLAIVASMLLHRSVTTKNVSRIGMLSLDAEDFALAKKAGRVIKLMAVCERGKAELVYGSTDSFSSPAPTLTALRVMPEAISSDDPFAQVDGIYNMAQWQGTHSGTLRFSGLGGGQEATANAVWTDLLRITRETPALSLAGEGVAEREEAARYLVRAGSAPDTGLLPEEKERNVDALVLPCGAQWAHVTEKRAVALAESGRMVLRWA